The proteins below come from a single Mycobacterium parmense genomic window:
- a CDS encoding YbaB/EbfC family nucleoid-associated protein, with the protein MSAGTHPQVAQAMEHLQRFNSLLEGQMRRNDTGTFTGTDEAETVEVTLNGHRCVTGLEIEEGLLRLGAETVQERINEALLNAQAAATGAREAENAQLLRSLVEITGDLQKSVGLI; encoded by the coding sequence ATGAGCGCCGGAACGCACCCGCAGGTGGCGCAGGCAATGGAGCACTTGCAGCGGTTCAACTCGCTGCTCGAGGGGCAGATGCGCCGAAACGACACCGGAACCTTCACGGGCACAGACGAAGCCGAGACCGTCGAGGTGACACTGAACGGTCACCGCTGCGTCACCGGCCTCGAGATCGAGGAGGGCTTGCTGCGGCTCGGCGCCGAGACGGTCCAGGAACGCATCAACGAGGCGCTGCTCAACGCCCAGGCCGCGGCGACCGGCGCGCGGGAAGCCGAGAACGCTCAGCTGCTGCGCTCGCTCGTCGAGATCACCGGGGACCTGCAAAAGTCGGTGGGCCTGATATAA
- a CDS encoding YbaB/EbfC family nucleoid-associated protein, with protein MTTEMHPQVAEALRQAQRFQSALEAQLHLTATQTFTATDESETVEVTVNGHRWLTDIRIEDGLLRLGAETAEKRINEAIRAAVAAAAAAGEAESAQLVESLAEIAGSLQGTLGLA; from the coding sequence ATGACCACCGAGATGCACCCGCAAGTAGCCGAGGCGCTGCGACAGGCGCAGCGATTCCAGTCCGCCCTCGAAGCGCAGCTACACCTGACCGCAACCCAAACATTCACGGCCACCGACGAATCCGAGACGGTCGAAGTGACCGTAAACGGCCACCGCTGGCTCACCGATATCCGCATCGAAGACGGCCTGCTGCGGCTGGGCGCCGAAACGGCGGAGAAACGCATCAACGAGGCGATCCGCGCCGCGGTGGCGGCCGCGGCCGCCGCCGGCGAGGCCGAGTCCGCGCAGCTCGTCGAGTCGCTCGCCGAGATCGCCGGATCGCTCCAAGGCACGCTGGGGCTGGCGTAG
- the espB gene encoding EspB family ESX-1 secretion system-associated protein, producing MTQPGTLSVEYDELMARAAELEEPIPGMPTGNPAAPCNLGFVRRAAQQIGLSADNMRTYLGVGERERSRLAQSLRNAAKAYEEADEGAEEAIADETSVSPVQPGPVRESVDPATLDETPVAAMAGPGDYADLKQRTLDNETGDQGTAFLRFADAWESYQRALLEARYRFRPFKDWWSPASDAVEANFDSQRSWLDSMATLCGQLATQARGVASTQRWAQKEHIWYNNQTIKYKDFAELDQLYNSQPMFRDVVMQIYGQLQTKSDEVMLEYEKRAALPLPPLSPPKPTPAYRIDPPPEPKPSDPDNPADPTNPGDGGDRVEPDNPVDTDPETGLPLDDSELPDPTGMPATPSAGMPTTPTDPQLTQALKDLKGKPGLPAGAGVKPASVGGAGAGGVPAMPLQAPVDAESASRPAGAAGPSAAGPGRGVPGVGGAGGGMAPMGAPGAGQGQGNNKGKRTQSDDEALYTEERPWTEGVIGRRRAKDAPDK from the coding sequence GTGACACAGCCGGGGACGCTGAGCGTCGAGTACGACGAGCTGATGGCGCGTGCCGCCGAGCTCGAGGAGCCGATCCCGGGTATGCCCACCGGCAACCCCGCCGCGCCGTGCAACCTCGGATTCGTCAGGAGGGCGGCCCAACAGATCGGGCTGTCCGCCGACAACATGCGCACCTACCTCGGGGTCGGTGAGCGGGAGCGGTCGCGCCTGGCGCAGTCCCTGCGCAACGCCGCCAAGGCCTACGAGGAGGCGGACGAGGGGGCCGAGGAGGCCATCGCCGACGAGACTTCTGTGTCGCCGGTGCAGCCCGGGCCCGTTCGCGAGAGTGTGGACCCCGCGACGCTCGACGAAACCCCGGTCGCGGCGATGGCGGGCCCCGGCGATTACGCTGACCTCAAACAGCGAACCCTGGACAACGAAACAGGGGACCAGGGAACGGCGTTCCTGCGCTTTGCCGACGCCTGGGAGAGCTATCAGCGCGCGCTGCTGGAAGCCCGCTACCGCTTCAGGCCGTTCAAGGACTGGTGGAGCCCTGCGAGCGATGCTGTCGAGGCCAACTTCGATTCGCAGCGGAGCTGGTTGGACTCCATGGCGACGCTGTGCGGCCAGCTGGCGACGCAGGCCAGGGGCGTCGCATCGACGCAGCGCTGGGCTCAAAAAGAGCACATCTGGTACAACAACCAGACCATCAAGTACAAGGATTTCGCCGAACTCGATCAGCTGTACAACAGCCAGCCGATGTTTCGGGACGTCGTCATGCAGATATACGGGCAGCTGCAGACGAAATCCGACGAGGTGATGCTCGAGTACGAGAAGAGGGCGGCGTTACCGTTGCCGCCCCTGAGTCCGCCGAAGCCCACGCCCGCCTACAGGATCGACCCGCCGCCCGAACCGAAGCCCTCCGACCCGGATAATCCTGCTGACCCGACCAATCCCGGCGACGGCGGCGATCGAGTCGAGCCGGACAATCCCGTCGACACGGATCCGGAGACCGGCCTGCCCCTTGACGATTCGGAACTTCCCGACCCGACCGGCATGCCCGCCACGCCGTCGGCCGGGATGCCGACAACGCCGACCGACCCGCAGCTGACGCAGGCCCTGAAGGATCTGAAGGGGAAGCCGGGACTTCCGGCGGGAGCGGGTGTCAAGCCGGCGTCGGTGGGAGGCGCCGGGGCGGGCGGCGTGCCGGCGATGCCGTTACAGGCCCCAGTGGACGCCGAATCAGCCTCGCGGCCCGCCGGGGCCGCGGGTCCTTCGGCGGCGGGGCCGGGCCGCGGGGTTCCCGGCGTCGGCGGCGCCGGCGGCGGCATGGCACCGATGGGAGCGCCCGGTGCCGGTCAGGGCCAGGGCAACAACAAGGGAAAACGCACGCAGTCGGACGACGAGGCGCTCTACACCGAGGAGCGGCCCTGGACCGAAGGCGTGATCGGCCGACGCCGAGCCAAGGATGCCCCCGACAAGTAA